DNA from Salmo trutta chromosome 14, fSalTru1.1, whole genome shotgun sequence:
TTAGCTATGTTTTTGTTGTTCCCTCCAGACCCACTGCATCTCACTCTCTCAAAAGAGCTTCTCCCTGAGCATCAGCACCATGAGCAGGAATGGAGCCCCAGTCTGGACCAGGGGGACCCAGAGCCCACGCAGGTTAAAGAGGAACCAGAGGACTTTGGGACCAGTCAGAGGGAGGAGTTAATAACCAAAGACTCCATTTTGAGGGACTGTAATCAGAAACCACCTGAGCCACATCTTTACCACATCCAAAtagtggagaacagagagagggactcaCTATCGATCAACACAACAGGAGAGATCAAAACAGAACCTGGTGAAGAGTGTTATGGTGGGTCTCACTGGGAACCAACCAGTGACTCTCAGTCCCTCTCTGCAGTAAATCCTGACAGTTCTGCAGCTCAGACTGAAAACAGTGAAAGTGACGATGGGGTGGACAGTGGAGTACGACCATCAGGGCTACAACCATTACAATCAAACAACACCCAAACCACTTCTCAAGATAAGACGTTTCCATGCCGTACGAAATCACGCCGCCAAAGACTAGCCACGCCGTGTTTTTGCAAAGTGTGTGAAAAGTCTTTTGACTTCATAAATCATTTAATCAATCATGTGCGAATGCATGCAAAGGATAAAGGTCATGTCTGTGGTGTATGTGGAAATGGCTTTGAGTCCACAGACGGCATGCTGGATCACCTGCTAACACACATTGGAGCCAAACCTTTTTGCCAGATGTGCGGTAAATGTTTCACTAATAAGGCGAACCTGAAAGTGCATATTGTGAGGGCTCATGCCGGTGAGAGACCATTTGAGTGTCCTGTGTGTGGAAAACGCTTTCAAACATCATTCATTTTAAAAACACACCAAGTCATTCACACTGGGGAGAAACCATTTCAGTGTCAAGATTGCGGTAAACATTTCAGTAGAAAAGGAAGCTTGCAGATGCATCTGAGGACACACACAAAGGAGAAGCCGCATCGTTGCCATGTTTGTGGAAAGGGCTTCCCTGTGAAGAGATCCCTGACCACACATATGACGACTCACACAGGGTTGAAACCGCATCGCTGTGAAGAATGTGGCAAGGCCTTTGCTGTGAGTGAAGCCCTGACAGTGCATATGAAGACTCACCTCGAGGAGAAACCCCATCCGTGCCGTGAATGCAGCAAACGCTTCAATCGGATGGGATCCCTTAGAAGGCATATGAACTTGATTCACAAACTGGAGAAATCGTGATTTGTGTGGGGAAAATGTGTCAGTTTAAACTAGGTTGAAAAGTACTAACTGATGTCTAGAattatatacatactgtatctcagaAGTCACTGCTTTAGGTTGAAAAAGGTAGACAATAATGAATGCATGAAGTTGCATAACATTGTGGGGAGCCACAGAGTGGTGTGTCTAACAAAGACCTGTTACTGGATTAATTAAAATTGCATGTTTAGAAAATGTGTATGTGACTGCTTGAACTGAAAGACCTTCCATGTGTGTGGTTTGAGGAGGCTCTTTGTTTAAATATTGAAATATGTCAAATCTATTTTGACTGTGTTGCACAAAATGTAATGGTTTAATAAAACAAATGTTGCAAATGTTTTTTTGAACAAAGGTCATTTTGGGAAAGCCTTTTTCCCTTGCCGTATTGTAAATTAAATTGGGTAGGACTTTTGGTAATAGTACGAATAGTGTAACAGTGAGATTCTTATATACAGAAGACGCCACCACAGTACACACTTGACATGGTACTACACCCACACATATTGCTGCTGCCTGGATGGTAGAAGATTGCACAAATAGTCATCCTGACTTGAAACAGACCAATTATTTATTAAAACAGTTAAAGAtgcgctccgccatttcctggttgctaaaaaaAATCATTTAGCAACGCTGCCCCCAAACTCTGGAAGTCTCTCCAACCAAGCCACCTGCAATTCAGACTCCCATCACCATTTTCAAAAACAATATCAAAGCCTACTTGTTTAGTCTTGCATTCCCCTAAGCGTAGCTCACCCCAACTCAGCCCTAGCCTAAGATAAGTAGCTTTTATTCATTTTATTGTCTTGTTTTATTCTCTTTGGTGTGCAGTGTTCTTATGGTTTTTGAAAGGTGCTTAAAGTCCCATGTATTATCATTAGGGATAAGGATAACTGTGGCAAGACCCGAATAGGCTAATCATACAGCCCAGCAGTCAGGTCCAAGTCCTAAGGGGAAATAGATAAGGATGATCAAATAAATTGATTGATTGCATCTAGTTAGGTTGAATAAGATGGATTTTCTACCCTCTGCATCTAGTATAATTACAAGAGAATAACATCACCGGTCCTCACTGTATTGTAATGCATTGTTCAAACATCAATCACTGGTTCTTCTAGTGTCTTAAATCCTAGACAATAGTTAAACTGCCCCGATGTACATGTTACTCTCCTTCTGAGTGTAGATGTCTCCGCTGTTAATGTTTTGACTGAGCAATTTTCCAGCTGTGTGGTCTCTCCCCTGGGTGAATTTTAAAGTGGGTGTTCAGGTGAGCCGACTGATTGAAACATTTCCCACAAATGTGACAGCGgtagggtttctctccagtgtgaatccGGTGGTGTCTCCTCAACAGGCTAATGGTGGTGAAGCTTTTTCGGCACACAGAGCAGCTGAATGGTCTTTCCTTGCTGTGCCATCGCATGTGGACTTCTAACTGACAAGAGAAATTGAAGCACTTCCCACACTCCCGGCAAGGATACACTCTCTGTATGCCTTGGGCTTGATAGGGGGATCTCTGTTGAGGCAGCTTGGTGGTGTTCTGGTCTCTAACGTGTATGTGTAGACCAATACTTTCTCTTTCATATGTTCCCTGTGGCTGTGGGGCCTCATATTCTGAGAGTCCTCTCTGAATTCTATTGTTGATATTGGGTTGGGCACTGTTTTCACTCCGAGCTGCAAGACAGTCTGAATTCACGGTGAAGATGCGCTGTAAGTCACTGGTTGGTTCTGATGTGCTGTAGCCTTCGCCTTCATTCTCTATTTTGATACGCTTATTAGATATGGTTCTGGCTAAAGAGTCTCCTTCTCTGTTGTCCACAGTTTGGGGAAGATGTGAAGGCTGAGGTGGGTCCTGATCACAGTTACTTTTCACAAAATGAGGCGTATATATGGATTCTCCTTTGGTTTCAGACTCCAGCCCTTGAAGCTGCTCTTTCTCTGGACTGTTTCTGAactcctgttcctctttaatctgtgtgGGCTCTGGGTCCTCCTGGCCTAGACCGGGGGTCCACTCCTGCTCACGATGCTGCTGCTCAGGTGAAGATGCATCTTCGGTGAGATGGATAGTATGACAGTCTAGAGGGAAAAGAAATTAAGAAAGTATGGTAAAGGCAATTCTATTTCAGCGAACAACACAGCATACACAATCAATTctaactgaagctggaaagacagcaaactaccagttttctattgatagttctttgtatatatccataaaaagtaTGCTGATAtatggctgagaaaagctgcctgcctgtctgcctgtctcatcccgacacgttcattattATGGGACATCGAAtttaaatattgaaacaatgttgcaaatgtcagacacagacagcaaggtttatacaagtctctgctgttgaaaactaaatgttagtctaaatgaaatgtgagataatatctagatgctttttatagtcgAGATCAAGTTAATAAAttgtctggctgggctgatgagacagtggattgtgccgTCAGATGGAatagagtaaataggcattttaacatcttAGAGTTAGCTGGTGagaacttgtggaatagacaccggctggaatgcggttttaaccaatcagcattcaggattaaacccacccgttgtataaggTGTCTTAGAGTGTGTTAGTAAATTCAaactggagtgccagagtgcgctctgggcgtttgTAAATTTAGCTCACGGAGCATTCAGAGCGcgcactggatgctctggccgaggagtaagGTTGATCCAAGCTCTCTGACCTCAatgcagtcaagcacccaagctaactggctaacattggctagctgctagctacttccagacacataatgagagaacaccccactctgaccattttacacaccctagcagagcttgttttggctgttttcatgttatccggagtgttggtgactaactgtgttgctgtcaacaatttaattacgctatGCTTACTGACAGACCTATTCAACTGGTGtagagcattcgtaaattcattGGTTATTCTGccctctggcacactcagacgagagtgctcttaaatcggagtagatagagtgaatttacaaacgcacgCTTAATGTAACAATGCATGCGTTCAGaccccagtgcagctcagtgtaaacaagcgtAATGGTAGGGTCGGTATCTGACGTTAGTAGGCTTTTCATTTTCACAAATACTTAGCAATAACGTATAAACATATTCTGGTCATGTATTTTCCTATAGATTAATTAATGGAGTCCAACAACAACCAATTCCCTCattttgagaaataaaaataggtTGGTAGCCTAGCGTTCATTCAGCTAACTACCTACTATACCCGTTTGAAGTAGAACGCGCTGAACAGCGATATCCAGCAGCTTTCGGAGATGATTGTTCTCCTCCTTGGAGCGAACGATTTCTGTCTGGTACTCAACTATCGTACCCTTCACAGCCCCAAATATCTCATTGGCAGCCGTGGTTAATCTCTCGGTGAGAAATATATTCAACAATTCCAAttttttcattttgttttctGTGTGAGTAGTATTTTCACAATCCACCATCTTTGTTTACGTCCAGTTTCACGGAAGTGACGATGATTGTGATCTTTGTTTCCGCTTTGATAGCTCTGACCGAACTAAAGAGCACCATCTGTGTAttgaaaaattataataaaatcgAATAGGGCACTTCTCCAGATTTGTCTAGTAGGGGTTCTCAAACCGCTCAGGGAATCCTAGCTATTCCATATATTTTAACTATTCCACAGCTAGCACACCGGATTCAAATAGTAAAtcaatcatcaagcccttgattgagttagttcagggctacaacaaaattgtgaaaTGTCTGGGGTGTCcccaaggagaggtttgagaaccactgacaTAATGAACTGAAACATGACCTCCACGGCACTCTATTACGAAACACTTTCTCAATAAGATCATCTTTGAATGTCTTCTCTTTGTGGGACATCTGGAATAAAGAGCCTGGATGAAAGCAAATTTTCATAAAAGCATTTTTATTTAGTTTCAACACCCTTTAGAGATTTAGATCATGAATATCAGGACAGGCCCAAGCAGGTACAGATACACAACAGGCTCCTTGCTCCAGATAGTAAAACTGATCAGCATATATAATCTGATCACAGTCAACATGGAACAGGAGGTACTCAGACAACGAAATGTGACATGCTAGCAGAGAAAATGGAAATCGTCTGTTGAATTGTAACATTGTGTATGAACAGTACAAATAGGTTCAAACTCAGACAGCAAATAAGTACTCCCTGAGAAGCTGCTTTTTCACATTTTAAGAGCAAAAAAACAATTTGTAACAAAAGTTCAATAGCAAACAGGCTGGATGTTGAACAGTGAAAGGAGTAATGTTTCATATTCAACTGTTTTGAGTGGGTCATGGTCAGATAAATTGGATAGGTTAAAATGTGGTCCGAACACTTTTTGGACCAAAAATACACTGGgagcagaaacagaggaacatGGTGGGTGTATTTTTAAAAAATGGACTTATTTCAGTGAGTTAGCTTTTCTGTTTTGTCTTACAGAAGCTAACTTTCACAGCCAAAAAGGGTACACCATTTTCATACTTCAAACCATCGTTCCATGCTTATTCAATTAACCTCAAATCCAACTTAATCCGTTCCAACAGTTCCACATTTACCGTGATCAGTCCAAAACTAGGAGAACAAAAACTTTGTACATGAGTTTGAGTCAGTAGATGTGGGACATGACAGATACAGGAAGCAAAGCAGGTTAACTATTTTAAGTGCAGTAGAATGTGTAGTTACTGTTACTCCATTTAAAGCAGTCTAGGCATACACAGTACACAAATTCACTCTTTCTGCAACAATGATTTAACATCCATAGGCGACAGGAAAAACATGCTTTTGTCCTTACAATGCAAGATGGGGAATTACCTGAGgatgttagattttttttttaatgtaattctCCAACCAAATGGTTCCTTTTTCATGTTCTCTTTCGGGACAAAGAGCATAAAAGGAAAATGAACAAAGATAAAATCATTACATGAGTATTTCACTAGCACTGTAatcaaataataataaaggtGCAGAAATTAAAGATTGTTTTTCCAGGACAAAAAAAGGTAACCATGAATTAAAAAGTAAAGCGTAAAAACAATACCATCTAAAACACAATGTGTTTTAAttgaagaaaaataaaataagcCCACCAGTCCCCTCTGACATATTGTAGAAACCTTAGTCTACTCCGATGACATGGGCTGATAGACAGTGGTGGTTGGGAATCAGTAAGAAATACATATATCCTCCCCAAATCAATGAAGACATCTGTCAAATCAACCCTCTATGGCAGTGATAGGTGATACCCAGCCAGTTGCGCTGGTAGTAGGTTGACGTTCAACtggtgtttagttctggtgatcATTTGAAATATTGGTGTTGATGAATGTAGGAGTTACTGTAGATCAACGGTCAGTCAGGGGGTCGTGAACAGGGTATCAGGTGACATTAACATAGGCGTTGGTCAAGGGTCATGTACGGGGTATCAGGTAGGCCAGTCTAGCTGTCGATCATCTCAGACAGCTCCAGCAGGTAGTCATCCTCTCCCTTGCCTGGATCCAGCTCCAAGTCATCGTCCAGACGGTCATCTGTGAACTCGTTCATCAACTCGTCGAATTCGTCCATGGCGGAGGTTGAGGAGCTAGCGGAAGGGGCTGTTGCGGCCGAGCGAGACATCGCAACGCTGGGCCGCCGGGGCTTGGGCTGGATGGGTGTATTCACCACAGAGCTGGAGAGGGGAACAGAGTCAAAGCTCATTTAGCCATTGATGTTTGGCTTAATGCTAGGTTTAACCATATGACAGTATACAGGTGAGTTGTAACCGCAGAGCAGTTTGCCAAAGTTACCTCTGTGGGACTATGCAGGTCTCTGGGGCTGCTGTGGTGATGGCTGGGCTGTGTTGGTTGACAGGGACCGCCTGGAACTCCTCTCTCAGGGGGCTGGAGCTGAGGCCAGGGCCTGGGATGGTGGGGGGTCTCCTGGAGACCACAGGGCTCATCTGCACCTTCACACTGGAGGAAGTAGAGGacacctggagagaacacaaagTTAAGTGGTTGTACAAAGTACATCTCCATAAAATCACAAAAGGAACCCCTACTATGCTGAGAGAGCAACTTACTCTGTTTCACTTCGGAACTTGACGAAATTGGACAATCGGCTATTTTTTACCAATTAATTCaacgtggttacagggttaattatgTATGGTTACAGGCTTAAAACAGAAGCAAAGGAGTTTAGGCATTTATTCAGAGTGGTTAAGGTTGaggctatggtttggggaaagAATAAAACTAAACTAATCAAGTACTCTCCCTGCTTGCTGGACAATTTTGAGGTGCAGTGGTCTGAGCAGAGCACTCTGGTTCTGAACATTGTGAGTTatagcccagtgtgtgtgtataaatatatatgtattttgtTGTGAGCGCCGACGACTGCATATATTGACGTTCTCAGGACCTTTTCAAACATCCAAAATCGACGTGTGTTTCTAGTGACCAGCCTGAGAGAGCGAGCTTTGAGACATACCTCTCTCCGTTTGCAGGGCAGCTCCTGCAGTGGCTCCTCCTGCACTGCATAGGTGCTATTGAGGGGTTTGACTGCAGCAACAGCAGATCTAGCTGATGTTCTCTTCTGGCCTGGTTTCAGCTGGGCAGCCAGCTTCATCACAGAAGGCCTCACGTTCAGCTTGGGCCTCACTGCAACAACAGCACACAGGATGTCAGACATACTTTGGAGTTGATCTTTGCATAGGCTTTCTAGAGAAGTGTAGAGAGGATTTCTCTCTAGAGGCATATACCTTTAGCTTCAGTAGCTTGCCCAGGGGACTTCTTCTGGGCTCCATCCAGAGCCTTCTCAACCGGAGAACCTTTCACAGAGGGCCCAGGGGAGGCCGCTGCTGCTGCTAAGGCAGCCTGTTTTGGGGGACTGGAACCTCCTGGGGAGCCTCTCTTCCTCTTGCCTGGGGCAGCGCTGGAACTCCCGGGGCTGAGTGAAGGGGAGTCTGCCTCTGCCTGCCTCAGTGGAGACCCCTGCTGGGGGGAGGTGGCGCAGTGCAAAGGAGAGGCAGCCTTGGGTTTGAGGGTGATGCGCTGGCGAAGGGGGGCTTTGGGTGCCTGGGCAGGTGCCTCCAGGGTGattgaggggggagaggaggtggcAGGGGGGCTCACACGCACCCTCTTCTCCCGCTGGAGGGTGGGGCCTGTGGCCTGTTTTGGGAAAGAGTCTGCCTCGGCAGAGCCCTCTGGTTGGCTGGTGGACGAGGCCTGCTCTTCCTGCAGCTGTTGCCTGCGGAGCCTCTTCTCACGCATGATCTCCTCAAAGGTCTTCACCTTCACACTGTCACCGGACACAGCATCGCTCCTACCGTTAGCAGGGCTCGCCTAAGGACCAGAGGAATAGTGACATTCAGTGACTAACAAAGCTGATTCAGAGTATAACTACATATTTGGATGTACAGTATTCACAGAAGGACACAGGACACAATTCTTACCTCAGTAGCAACAGAAGACTCCatcttctcggtcacctcagatGTCTTCTGAGTGGTAGTGCTGGCAGCTGTCAGGACAACAAAAGAATGTCTTGGAATTATACAAAACACTGCAGCTAGTTGGGTCAAGCCACCATACAATGTAAATTACTATGAGCAATTCTAAAAAAGTTTATATCAAATCAATAACAAACTCCTTACCAGAAGAAGCTGCTTTGTTGATGCGCAGTCCCAGGGGCTTCTTGGTGCCTCCCTCTCCAGAGGCTGAGCCTGGGCTTTTTCCGTTGGACGCCTCCTGTCCCCGGGCCTGCATCTTGGCTGCCTTCTCCCTGCGGATCTCCTCCAGGGTCTTTACCTTAACTCCACCTCGAGGAGGTGCGCCCCGGCTGGGCATGGCTGGCTCAGTGGGTCCCTGGGCGTTCCCTGGAGATGCATCCATAGCCTCCTGCTTGGCCTTTCTGAGGCTGGGGCCTTGCTGCTGGTCCTCCTCCAGCTTTCTCTTGGCGTGGAGGATCTCCGAGAAGGTCTTCACGTGGAGGCTGGCTGCAGGTTTGCCAGTGGTGCCTCTCTTTGGGGCCTTGCTGGTACTATCAGGGGTTGAAGAGAGAGGGTGGTCCCCCGGAGCTTGTCCTTGGGACTTGGCCAACTTCTCCTGCCTGATTTCCTCCAGGGTTTTGATGCGGATTATTTCAGGTGCTGTATTCTCACTGTTGCTCTCAGCTGAGGGAGAGGTTAGAGATTCAAATACAAACAATAATACATTTCATTCAACatatacaattattttttttgtatactGTTAAGATAACCGTTTCTAATTAAGATTGTATGAGTCACCCAAAGCTCTTTTTGCAAGACATATTTGTTAATTGTGAGAGGAGGCGAGTTAATGATTTTACCTGATTCAGAGGCAGTAGTGGGTTCAACAGGTAATCCCAATCTATCCCTGACAGGTTTCAGAGCTAAgggttgaaaaaaaaaaacatgaaatgaATCCAAATGATCAATGACAATTACTTTAAACAATGCTTTTACTTAGTATCAAACAATAGAACAATTATGCATCTCCTGTGACAGATGGTCCTAGAGGGAATCTAACGTGGATTCCTTTGTTCCAGAACAGACACCTGATTCTGCTTAACCACTAATCAGGGACTTGAACCAATGATGGGATTCAATTAATGCCCTGGGCATGCCCCATGTGAACCTGGTTAGTGTTGATTGCATTTGATTTGGAAGCAGGCTGCCTCCCAGGTGTGAGcaaggggtgtaatcattagtccaaacagtaaAACAagttcaggtaggtccctccctatTTTGtttacttccatttaagaaacactTTGCAACAGATTTgccataatgaatacaccccaggtgcCTCGTTCTAAAAGTGACCTAGGTTAAAGAGCCAGTGCCCCTAAAAAAACAACGAATCCCTTTGAAAATGGCATCGATacgagtcaaacatttaatcttgtctcaaaattga
Protein-coding regions in this window:
- the LOC115208117 gene encoding zinc finger protein 62 homolog isoform X2 gives rise to the protein MVDCENTTHTENKMKKLELLNIFLTERLTTAANEIFGAVKGTIVEYQTEIVRSKEENNHLRKLLDIAVQRVLLQTDCHTIHLTEDASSPEQQHREQEWTPGLGQEDPEPTQIKEEQEFRNSPEKEQLQGLESETKGESIYTPHFVKSNCDQDPPQPSHLPQTVDNREGDSLARTISNKRIKIENEGEGYSTSEPTSDLQRIFTVNSDCLAARSENSAQPNINNRIQRGLSEYEAPQPQGTYERESIGLHIHVRDQNTTKLPQQRSPYQAQGIQRVYPCRECGKCFNFSCQLEVHMRWHSKERPFSCSVCRKSFTTISLLRRHHRIHTGEKPYRCHICGKCFNQSAHLNTHFKIHPGERPHSWKIAQSKH
- the LOC115208116 gene encoding zinc finger and SCAN domain-containing protein 2-like, with amino-acid sequence MSRLQLLHLFVSERLRAAAAEIFGAVEKTITDYQEEISRSKEDNDRLRSLFDIAFQPQLPKADPLHLTLSKELLPEHQHHEQEWSPSLDQGDPEPTQVKEEPEDFGTSQREELITKDSILRDCNQKPPEPHLYHIQIVENRERDSLSINTTGEIKTEPGEECYGGSHWEPTSDSQSLSAVNPDSSAAQTENSESDDGVDSGVRPSGLQPLQSNNTQTTSQDKTFPCRTKSRRQRLATPCFCKVCEKSFDFINHLINHVRMHAKDKGHVCGVCGNGFESTDGMLDHLLTHIGAKPFCQMCGKCFTNKANLKVHIVRAHAGERPFECPVCGKRFQTSFILKTHQVIHTGEKPFQCQDCGKHFSRKGSLQMHLRTHTKEKPHRCHVCGKGFPVKRSLTTHMTTHTGLKPHRCEECGKAFAVSEALTVHMKTHLEEKPHPCRECSKRFNRMGSLRRHMNLIHKLEKS
- the LOC115208117 gene encoding zinc finger protein 62 homolog isoform X1; amino-acid sequence: MVDCENTTHTENKMKKLELLNIFLTERLTTAANEIFGAVKGTIVEYQTEIVRSKEENNHLRKLLDIAVQRVLLQTGIVDCHTIHLTEDASSPEQQHREQEWTPGLGQEDPEPTQIKEEQEFRNSPEKEQLQGLESETKGESIYTPHFVKSNCDQDPPQPSHLPQTVDNREGDSLARTISNKRIKIENEGEGYSTSEPTSDLQRIFTVNSDCLAARSENSAQPNINNRIQRGLSEYEAPQPQGTYERESIGLHIHVRDQNTTKLPQQRSPYQAQGIQRVYPCRECGKCFNFSCQLEVHMRWHSKERPFSCSVCRKSFTTISLLRRHHRIHTGEKPYRCHICGKCFNQSAHLNTHFKIHPGERPHSWKIAQSKH
- the LOC115208118 gene encoding zinc finger CCCH domain-containing protein 11A is translated as MTNHGDDCYFFYYSNCAKGDSCPFRHCEAAMGSEVVCSLWQESRCFRQVCKFRHMEIKKNRKEIACYWENQPAGCQKPHCAFHHEKPRIIDGQYVPPNKSSALKEEEEPHEDSLPPVPIPSPANPQLRGVIKAETQENVPSPTHPPVVINPADDEDEDEDDQLSEGEDSRSGSDGSRVVSPRKMAVGSTSDDSLDFGVRTLEEIRLRKALKASMRRAGYPVPGQGSDQRNNGASGEKENMRSFIRPSLFTAKDDTVVFGEETVRRNVADRLGKRIVKEVPAGGDLPMKRCLAERLGRKMDEGETDLPQKALKPVRDRLGLPVEPTTASESAESNSENTAPEIIRIKTLEEIRQEKLAKSQGQAPGDHPLSSTPDSTSKAPKRGTTGKPAASLHVKTFSEILHAKRKLEEDQQQGPSLRKAKQEAMDASPGNAQGPTEPAMPSRGAPPRGGVKVKTLEEIRREKAAKMQARGQEASNGKSPGSASGEGGTKKPLGLRINKAASSAASTTTQKTSEVTEKMESSVATEASPANGRSDAVSGDSVKVKTFEEIMREKRLRRQQLQEEQASSTSQPEGSAEADSFPKQATGPTLQREKRVRVSPPATSSPPSITLEAPAQAPKAPLRQRITLKPKAASPLHCATSPQQGSPLRQAEADSPSLSPGSSSAAPGKRKRGSPGGSSPPKQAALAAAAASPGPSVKGSPVEKALDGAQKKSPGQATEAKVRPKLNVRPSVMKLAAQLKPGQKRTSARSAVAAVKPLNSTYAVQEEPLQELPCKRREVSSTSSSVKVQMSPVVSRRPPTIPGPGLSSSPLREEFQAVPVNQHSPAITTAAPETCIVPQSSVVNTPIQPKPRRPSVAMSRSAATAPSASSSTSAMDEFDELMNEFTDDRLDDDLELDPGKGEDDYLLELSEMIDS